In one window of Pseudodesulfovibrio sediminis DNA:
- a CDS encoding MotA/TolQ/ExbB proton channel family protein, producing the protein MSDLFRPVIDFAYAGGVTMIPLLLCCTAMWYCILRAWFEVLPTPGHHSHAQLADTFACLCSGRTHTDARLAACLAETIHAHTRRRLSAAAVFAGVAPLLGLLGTVTGMIDTFDCVARFGMVNPKALSTGISQAMISTQTGLVVAVPGLIAVYFLRRRAHRTRERLERFGVCLANPEGGTA; encoded by the coding sequence ATGAGTGATCTGTTCAGACCGGTCATCGACTTTGCCTACGCCGGCGGCGTGACCATGATTCCCCTGCTCCTCTGCTGCACGGCCATGTGGTATTGCATCCTGCGCGCCTGGTTCGAGGTGCTGCCCACACCGGGCCACCACTCCCACGCCCAACTGGCCGACACCTTTGCCTGCCTCTGCTCCGGGCGTACACACACGGACGCGCGGCTGGCCGCCTGTCTGGCTGAAACCATCCACGCACACACGCGCCGTCGCCTGTCTGCCGCCGCCGTGTTTGCGGGTGTGGCCCCGCTCCTCGGACTGCTTGGCACGGTCACAGGCATGATCGACACCTTTGACTGCGTGGCCCGCTTCGGCATGGTCAACCCCAAGGCGCTTTCCACCGGCATCAGCCAGGCCATGATTTCCACCCAGACAGGGTTGGTGGTGGCGGTCCCCGGACTCATCGCCGTCTATTTCCTGCGCCGCCGCGCCCATCGGACACGAGAACGACTGGAACGCTTTGGCGTCTGTCTGGCCAATCCGGAGGGAGGGACAGCATGA
- a CDS encoding ExbD/TolR family protein, whose translation MRTLRRIQRDDPVDINLAPMVDMIFILLIFFIVTASFVHESGVEVQRPVAQSATKSADTAMIIGVTADGAISLEGQRLDIRALRPRMERFVAERPAGTVVVVADRDCPTGITVRVLDACRMAGVRSVSVGARTVDGPQ comes from the coding sequence ATGAGAACCCTGCGCCGCATCCAACGGGATGACCCCGTGGACATCAACCTCGCACCCATGGTCGACATGATTTTCATCCTGCTGATCTTCTTCATCGTGACAGCCAGTTTCGTGCACGAAAGTGGCGTGGAAGTACAACGCCCTGTGGCGCAATCCGCCACCAAATCCGCAGACACGGCCATGATCATCGGCGTCACCGCTGACGGCGCGATCTCACTGGAAGGCCAGCGACTGGATATCCGCGCCCTGCGCCCCCGCATGGAACGTTTTGTTGCCGAACGACCGGCCGGAACCGTTGTCGTGGTCGCTGACAGGGACTGCCCCACCGGCATAACCGTGCGCGTGCTGGACGCCTGCCGTATGGCCGGGGTGCGTTCAGTGAGCGTGGGAGCGCGCACAGTGGACGGCCCCCAATGA
- a CDS encoding energy transducer TonB — MTLWKVPTAFLGAVGITIAFCLLIPMLGTNRDAPLRLEENPVPVVIVPPEVKQRIASGGGTTASVAPVHSPSIPGLPLPVPTLPATGDVPLPALSGPSGLSLAAPAAPTGGMFEPGAPAFDKPPQVLTRLDPYYPPAARRTGTEGQVLIRVLVDENGRVESADVIRSEPAGVFDAAAIKAVRGWRFSPAQRAGQPVAVRIDIPISFRLD, encoded by the coding sequence ATGACACTCTGGAAGGTGCCCACGGCTTTTCTGGGGGCGGTGGGCATAACCATTGCCTTCTGCCTGCTCATTCCCATGCTCGGCACCAACCGGGATGCCCCGCTCCGGCTGGAAGAGAACCCCGTACCAGTGGTGATCGTGCCCCCCGAGGTCAAACAGCGTATAGCGTCCGGGGGAGGCACCACCGCTTCCGTTGCCCCGGTTCACTCTCCATCAATTCCGGGCCTCCCACTTCCGGTCCCCACATTACCGGCAACCGGCGATGTCCCTCTTCCGGCCCTGTCAGGTCCGTCGGGGCTCTCGCTGGCCGCGCCTGCCGCGCCCACGGGCGGTATGTTTGAACCCGGCGCACCCGCCTTTGACAAACCGCCACAGGTACTGACCCGCCTTGATCCATATTACCCGCCTGCCGCACGCAGGACCGGCACTGAAGGACAGGTCCTCATCCGCGTACTGGTAGACGAAAATGGCCGGGTGGAGAGTGCAGACGTGATCCGGTCCGAACCGGCCGGGGTCTTTGATGCCGCGGCTATCAAGGCCGTTCGCGGCTGGAGGTTCTCCCCGGCGCAACGTGCGGGACAGCCCGTGGCCGTGCGTATCGACATCCCCATCAGCTTCAGGTTGGACTAA
- a CDS encoding tetratricopeptide repeat protein: protein MTRTSILLTRPLHILLLFGVLVSMHCPALADTTESERLTPRQFAAVVDARNFMDTGQPDKAVRRLLPLAQGERPPLTILSHLAWAQADARDTDAAMQTYMRASALYPEDANTARNLGIMLLEKGRPHKAAAILEQAYNLQPEGAKEPALLMQAASALARADAFDPALRLIDRAEHTAKTVPVVWTALAVYCCLRLDRTHDALRYCHACTHAHPESVQAWTMLSRVLVRRNDPLAAAAALETAQSLGRSDTDAASMAHAPDISAELASLYARGHAYAEAARLLPQDTTPHAALRAAELFYLSRQNTAALKALDTEARRADRTAKGRLGSLRAALLRGRILMDMRHDDEAVACLLAAATPSPADATAIEHRLRGEALLLAGEIRWMERDWNRAARIFSTLAMVPGYGNTGTSLATSMRALLREAALTIDDQKAAE, encoded by the coding sequence ATGACTCGCACGTCCATCCTGCTGACTCGGCCCCTGCACATCCTTCTGCTCTTTGGTGTGCTTGTGAGCATGCACTGCCCCGCATTGGCGGACACAACCGAGAGTGAACGGCTCACTCCGCGACAGTTCGCGGCTGTGGTTGACGCAAGAAATTTCATGGACACAGGGCAGCCGGACAAGGCTGTGCGCCGACTGCTCCCTCTGGCACAGGGAGAACGCCCCCCGCTCACCATCCTCAGCCATCTGGCCTGGGCACAGGCTGATGCCAGGGATACGGACGCGGCCATGCAAACGTATATGCGGGCATCCGCCCTCTATCCCGAGGACGCCAACACAGCCCGGAACCTCGGCATCATGCTTCTTGAAAAAGGCCGCCCCCACAAAGCCGCGGCCATTCTGGAACAGGCATACAACCTGCAACCAGAGGGAGCCAAGGAACCGGCCCTGCTGATGCAGGCCGCATCCGCGTTGGCCAGAGCCGACGCATTCGACCCCGCATTGCGTCTCATTGACCGAGCGGAACATACGGCAAAGACGGTGCCGGTCGTCTGGACCGCACTGGCGGTATATTGCTGCCTGCGACTCGACAGGACACACGATGCCCTGCGGTATTGTCATGCCTGCACCCACGCGCACCCGGAGAGCGTTCAGGCATGGACCATGTTGAGCCGGGTCCTTGTCAGGCGCAACGATCCTCTGGCGGCTGCCGCTGCATTGGAGACGGCACAATCGCTGGGCCGTTCTGACACGGATGCCGCGTCAATGGCGCATGCGCCCGACATTTCCGCCGAGCTGGCAAGTCTGTACGCCCGTGGCCATGCCTACGCCGAAGCGGCCAGGCTCCTGCCGCAGGACACGACTCCCCACGCCGCACTGCGTGCCGCGGAATTGTTCTACCTGTCACGTCAGAACACAGCCGCTCTCAAGGCGCTGGACACGGAGGCACGCCGGGCTGACAGGACAGCCAAGGGACGCCTCGGTTCCCTCCGAGCCGCCCTGCTGCGCGGACGCATCCTCATGGACATGCGACACGATGACGAGGCGGTCGCGTGCCTGTTGGCGGCAGCGACGCCATCCCCGGCTGACGCCACGGCAATCGAACATCGACTGCGGGGCGAGGCATTGCTGCTTGCCGGAGAAATCCGCTGGATGGAACGAGACTGGAACAGGGCCGCCCGCATATTCAGCACGCTGGCCATGGTGCCCGGATATGGCAATACCGGGACCTCGCTGGCAACCAGCATGCGCGCCCTGCTCCGCGAGGCAGCATTGACCATAGACGACCAGAAGGCCGCAGAATAG
- a CDS encoding FAD-dependent oxidoreductase: protein MSAQNIVVIGGSAAGPKAAARAKRLDATANVTLLQKAPELSMASCGYPYYIGGEFDERNQLLATPTGVVRDEAFFAAAKGVNAQVNTEVTTIDRDNKTVSCVNTVTGEKDTVPYDKLVLCTGATPRRPPIPGIELDGVRALSEMRDADKLRELRDTGEVKDVVIVGGGLIGIEVCEALAESGMNVNVVEMLSQLLTFLDWEVAKLVEKHVKSKGITVHTENGVSEFLGENGKLTGVKLNDGSVVPCDLVVVSIGVVPNATLAKEAGLEIGDFGGISVDTHMRTSDPSIYAAGDCVEIPNRITGKKAYAPYGDLANLEARVVADNMILGDTAVFPGTVNSGICKVFNLSAGSTGLSEKRAKAEGFEVVTATNASLDKPGFMGAKLLVSKMVADAKTGRILGFQCVGPGEVNRQVAEAAMTVMNGNTIFDIGVADLPYAPPFSLAIDHFITTAHILENKKAGRMAGISNADVKERIDEGTAPFILDVRAPTEFEEMRLNVGETLIPLGTLRNSLDKLPQDKDAEIVTFCKISMRGYEAQRVLEAHGWTNVKVMEGGIMAWPFKVEF, encoded by the coding sequence ATGAGTGCACAAAACATAGTCGTCATTGGCGGTTCAGCCGCCGGTCCCAAAGCCGCGGCCCGAGCCAAACGGTTGGATGCTACAGCGAATGTTACACTCCTGCAGAAAGCCCCGGAGCTGTCCATGGCTTCCTGCGGCTACCCCTACTACATCGGGGGAGAATTCGACGAACGCAACCAGTTGCTCGCCACCCCCACCGGCGTTGTCCGTGATGAAGCATTTTTCGCTGCCGCCAAGGGCGTGAACGCCCAGGTGAATACGGAAGTGACAACCATTGACCGGGACAATAAAACCGTGTCCTGCGTCAACACCGTCACCGGAGAAAAAGACACTGTACCCTACGACAAGCTTGTCCTCTGCACCGGCGCCACTCCCCGCCGTCCTCCCATTCCGGGCATCGAACTGGACGGGGTCCGGGCCTTGTCCGAAATGCGCGACGCCGACAAACTGCGCGAGCTGCGCGACACTGGCGAAGTCAAGGACGTGGTCATCGTGGGCGGCGGCCTGATCGGCATCGAAGTCTGCGAGGCCCTGGCCGAATCCGGCATGAACGTCAACGTGGTTGAAATGCTCTCCCAACTGCTCACCTTCCTTGACTGGGAAGTGGCCAAACTGGTTGAAAAGCATGTGAAGTCCAAAGGCATCACCGTGCACACGGAAAACGGCGTGTCCGAATTTCTGGGCGAAAACGGCAAACTCACCGGCGTCAAGTTGAACGACGGCTCTGTCGTCCCATGCGATCTGGTGGTGGTGTCCATCGGCGTTGTTCCCAATGCCACGCTGGCCAAAGAGGCCGGACTGGAGATCGGTGATTTCGGCGGCATTTCCGTGGACACGCACATGCGCACATCCGATCCGTCCATCTATGCGGCGGGCGACTGCGTGGAGATCCCCAACCGTATCACCGGCAAAAAGGCCTACGCCCCGTACGGCGACCTGGCCAACCTCGAAGCGCGCGTCGTGGCCGATAACATGATCCTGGGGGACACGGCTGTTTTCCCCGGCACCGTCAACAGCGGCATCTGCAAAGTCTTCAACCTGAGCGCAGGGTCCACCGGCCTGTCCGAAAAACGGGCCAAGGCCGAAGGGTTTGAGGTTGTCACCGCCACCAACGCCAGCCTGGACAAACCGGGTTTCATGGGTGCCAAGCTGCTCGTCTCCAAAATGGTGGCGGACGCCAAGACCGGCCGCATCCTCGGTTTCCAATGCGTCGGCCCCGGTGAGGTCAACAGGCAGGTCGCCGAAGCAGCCATGACAGTCATGAACGGCAACACCATCTTCGACATCGGCGTGGCCGATCTCCCCTATGCACCGCCGTTCTCCCTGGCCATCGACCATTTCATCACCACGGCCCACATTCTCGAAAACAAAAAGGCCGGACGCATGGCCGGTATCAGCAACGCCGATGTCAAGGAACGCATCGACGAAGGCACCGCACCGTTCATCCTCGACGTCCGTGCGCCCACTGAGTTCGAGGAAATGCGCCTCAATGTCGGCGAAACCCTGATCCCGCTGGGCACGCTTCGCAACTCTCTGGACAAGCTGCCGCAGGACAAGGACGCCGAGATCGTCACGTTCTGCAAGATCTCCATGCGCGGCTATGAAGCCCAGCGTGTGTTGGAAGCGCACGGCTGGACCAATGTAAAGGTTATGGAAGGCGGCATCATGGCATGGCCGTTCAAGGTTGAGTTCTAG
- a CDS encoding DUF599 domain-containing protein, with protein MNELIAPHFLDILCLAISTGLFTFYHLYVWWKLKTNPIYTLYGATKLAKTAWVVNVMEEKNDLLAVQTLRNSTMAATFLASTSILLAVGLLTLSGQGDELGQTWHAVNMFGSTAQSTMTFKLLVILANLFIAFFNFSFSIRLFSHVGFIINTPPEGGNYGTSFTFVAMQLNKAGSYFHIGMRAYYFLIPLIFWLFGPLLLVFSTIIVVVLISRIERTPKMDCGYLSAFFKKSCTLPPE; from the coding sequence ATGAACGAGCTGATTGCCCCGCATTTTCTGGACATACTCTGTCTGGCCATCTCCACGGGACTGTTCACTTTTTACCACCTGTATGTCTGGTGGAAACTCAAGACAAACCCCATTTATACACTGTACGGTGCAACGAAACTGGCGAAAACAGCCTGGGTCGTGAATGTCATGGAAGAAAAGAATGACCTTCTGGCAGTGCAGACGTTGCGCAACTCCACCATGGCCGCCACCTTTCTGGCCTCGACGTCAATTCTTCTTGCCGTAGGCCTGCTCACATTGTCCGGGCAGGGCGACGAATTGGGACAGACATGGCACGCGGTCAACATGTTCGGCTCCACGGCACAGAGCACCATGACGTTCAAACTCCTTGTCATCCTTGCCAATCTGTTCATCGCCTTCTTCAACTTTTCTTTCTCCATACGGTTGTTCAGCCATGTCGGATTCATCATCAACACCCCGCCGGAGGGAGGGAACTACGGCACGTCGTTCACGTTCGTCGCCATGCAACTGAATAAGGCAGGCAGTTACTTCCATATCGGTATGCGGGCATATTACTTTCTGATCCCCCTTATCTTCTGGCTGTTCGGTCCACTGCTCCTGGTCTTTTCAACGATCATAGTGGTCGTGCTGATCTCCCGCATAGAAAGAACGCCCAAAATGGATTGCGGATACCTGTCGGCCTTTTTCAAAAAGTCGTGCACGTTGCCTCCTGAATAA
- a CDS encoding PAS domain S-box protein: protein MTPVLFLDGLSVVLCLIAAWVLLAGWKTARKVRAKSVIAGLIIWCAFHAFSNILEQIVVVPYLSEAEDYIQMMGPVCWASVFYVYLLAGEIESRRKSEDRLALAMDAVNDAIWDWDIKTGKVYFSSRWYTMLGYVPYELPETFATWEQLLHPDDVKTARGVVLAHLEIGEPFQIEFRMHAKDGSWRWIFARGKSVGWDESGSATRMLGTHIDITERKAAEQALLLEAGRRKALMNISLDGIAIMDSEHRIVEANQKFADMLGYTQEEVVQLHTWDFEARYSKEDILTDFPVSREVQFSFETRHRRKDGSEYDAEVTAAGAVVDETPCMFTVTRDITARKKAEEDLREVQRMAGLGRWDWDVKTGDVTWSEEVYTIFGLNSETFTPQIDSILALSASWPNEQVRGQELLDRAIASHGQGHYDQRFLRPDGSVGHYHSTFQGEYDENGDLLHIKGSVLDVTERNRAIEEAVAANRAKSEFLANMSHEIRTPLNGIMGMLHLLGATPLDVEQKEYVDAAYQSSGRLTRLLTDILDLSRIDAGKVSILKEPFDFNDAVIGVVQLFGPSANEQGLELKLTIPPYMPDRLSGDVVRLQQVLSNLVGNAIKFSDTGTISIDIHPLPQRTPDEYHVLFSVADPGIGIPDSLLDKLFAPFVQGETDFKRRYQGAGLGLTITKRLVVLMGGTMAVESEEGAGTVFHFCLPFQIVEPLAYTPPADEEPLVSRGLRILLAEDDKNSEIVETKMFEMLGHHVQAVTDGQQALTQLEAESYDLILMDVQMPVLDGVEATKAIRRGEAGEMNKDIPIIAVTAYAMTGDKEKFLEAGMNGYLAKPVEMDVLKEVLEFVLSEAEDSA, encoded by the coding sequence ATGACTCCCGTACTCTTCCTGGACGGTCTTTCCGTTGTGCTGTGCCTCATCGCGGCATGGGTCCTTCTTGCAGGGTGGAAAACCGCGCGAAAAGTTCGGGCCAAGAGTGTTATCGCAGGATTGATCATCTGGTGCGCCTTTCATGCTTTTTCCAATATCCTGGAACAGATAGTCGTTGTACCGTATTTGAGTGAAGCCGAAGACTACATTCAGATGATGGGTCCGGTCTGTTGGGCGAGTGTGTTCTATGTGTATCTTCTGGCTGGTGAAATAGAAAGCCGGAGGAAAAGTGAGGACAGATTGGCTCTGGCCATGGATGCCGTCAATGACGCTATCTGGGATTGGGATATCAAGACCGGTAAAGTTTATTTCAGTAGCCGCTGGTACACCATGCTTGGTTATGTCCCGTATGAATTGCCGGAAACCTTTGCCACCTGGGAGCAGTTGCTGCACCCCGACGATGTTAAGACGGCTCGGGGCGTTGTGCTGGCGCACCTTGAAATTGGTGAGCCGTTTCAAATCGAGTTTCGCATGCACGCCAAGGACGGTAGTTGGCGGTGGATCTTTGCCCGGGGAAAAAGTGTGGGCTGGGACGAGTCAGGCAGTGCCACCCGTATGCTTGGCACCCATATTGACATTACGGAGCGCAAGGCCGCTGAGCAGGCACTGCTTTTGGAGGCCGGCCGAAGAAAAGCGCTCATGAATATTTCCCTGGACGGTATTGCCATCATGGATAGTGAACATCGAATAGTAGAAGCAAATCAGAAATTTGCTGACATGCTCGGCTATACTCAGGAAGAGGTCGTACAGCTTCACACCTGGGATTTCGAAGCGCGTTATTCCAAAGAGGATATTCTCACCGATTTTCCAGTGTCCCGCGAAGTACAGTTTTCTTTTGAGACGCGACATCGACGCAAGGACGGGAGCGAGTATGATGCCGAGGTTACTGCTGCAGGGGCCGTTGTTGACGAAACCCCCTGTATGTTTACTGTAACCAGAGATATCACAGCCCGAAAAAAGGCGGAGGAAGATCTCAGGGAAGTGCAGCGTATGGCGGGTTTGGGCCGCTGGGACTGGGATGTCAAGACGGGTGATGTTACGTGGTCCGAGGAAGTGTATACAATTTTCGGGTTGAACTCCGAGACGTTCACTCCGCAGATAGATTCGATTCTGGCTCTCTCGGCATCCTGGCCGAATGAACAGGTCCGTGGACAGGAATTGCTCGACAGGGCCATTGCAAGTCATGGTCAGGGGCATTATGATCAGCGGTTTCTCCGCCCGGATGGCAGTGTCGGGCACTACCATTCGACATTTCAGGGGGAGTATGACGAGAACGGTGATCTTCTCCACATCAAGGGGAGTGTGCTGGATGTCACTGAGCGCAACAGGGCAATAGAAGAGGCGGTCGCCGCAAACCGGGCCAAATCGGAGTTCCTGGCCAACATGAGCCATGAGATTCGGACTCCCCTGAATGGCATCATGGGTATGTTGCACCTCCTGGGAGCAACGCCGCTCGATGTTGAGCAGAAGGAATATGTTGATGCGGCGTATCAGTCCAGCGGGCGGTTGACCCGACTCCTGACGGATATCCTCGATTTGTCCCGAATTGATGCGGGCAAGGTGAGTATTCTCAAGGAACCTTTCGATTTCAATGACGCCGTCATCGGCGTGGTGCAGCTGTTTGGCCCGTCTGCGAACGAACAGGGACTGGAGTTGAAACTTACCATCCCTCCGTACATGCCGGACAGGCTCAGTGGAGATGTCGTGCGCCTTCAGCAGGTTCTCAGCAATTTGGTGGGCAATGCGATCAAATTCTCTGACACAGGGACCATAAGCATTGATATCCATCCCCTGCCTCAGCGAACACCTGACGAGTATCATGTGCTGTTTTCGGTTGCCGACCCCGGGATCGGTATCCCTGATAGCCTGCTGGATAAACTGTTTGCGCCTTTTGTGCAGGGGGAGACGGATTTCAAGCGCAGGTACCAGGGGGCTGGGCTTGGCCTGACCATCACCAAGCGTCTGGTTGTCCTCATGGGAGGCACCATGGCGGTGGAGAGTGAGGAGGGAGCGGGAACGGTCTTTCACTTCTGTCTGCCATTTCAAATTGTCGAGCCTCTTGCCTACACTCCGCCGGCAGATGAAGAACCTCTTGTCTCAAGGGGGCTCAGGATACTGTTGGCCGAGGATGACAAGAATTCCGAGATTGTCGAGACCAAAATGTTCGAGATGCTGGGGCACCACGTTCAGGCTGTCACGGATGGGCAACAGGCGCTGACACAACTGGAAGCCGAATCCTATGATCTCATTCTCATGGATGTACAGATGCCGGTGCTTGATGGCGTGGAAGCGACAAAGGCCATTCGGCGTGGGGAAGCAGGCGAAATGAACAAGGATATTCCCATTATAGCAGTAACGGCCTATGCCATGACCGGGGATAAGGAGAAGTTCCTTGAAGCGGGCATGAACGGATATCTGGCCAAGCCGGTTGAAATGGATGTGCTGAAGGAAGTGCTGGAGTTTGTCCTGTCGGAGGCCGAGGACTCAGCCTGA
- a CDS encoding 2,3-butanediol dehydrogenase translates to MSETMQAAVWHGQQDVRVETVPVPPTPQPGWVKIKVDWCGICGSDLHEFVAGPIFIPMDAPHPLTGKQGSVILGHEFTGTVVAVGEGVTNVKEGDFVAPDACQHCGECVTCRDGRYNVCEKLAFTGLHNDGAFAKYVNIPAELCYVLPEGVSPEAGALIEPLATGFKAVREAGSILGETVVIIGAGTIGLGTLMAAKAAGAGKTIVLEMSTARTEKAKECGADIVLNPKDCDAIAEIKTLTNGSGADVSFECVGNKFTGPLAVDVLRNAGRAVIVGIFEEPSSFNFFSLSGTDKRVIGTLAYTLKDFQGVSALLANGQLKAEPMITGRIELEDIVEKGFVELINNKDENIKIIVRP, encoded by the coding sequence ATGAGCGAAACAATGCAAGCCGCCGTTTGGCATGGACAGCAGGATGTACGTGTGGAGACCGTTCCCGTTCCCCCGACCCCACAGCCCGGATGGGTCAAAATCAAGGTTGACTGGTGTGGCATCTGCGGATCGGACCTCCATGAATTTGTTGCTGGTCCCATCTTCATTCCCATGGATGCTCCCCATCCCCTGACCGGTAAACAGGGAAGCGTGATTCTTGGTCACGAGTTCACTGGTACCGTGGTTGCGGTTGGCGAAGGGGTCACCAATGTGAAAGAGGGGGACTTTGTCGCTCCGGATGCCTGTCAGCATTGCGGTGAATGTGTGACCTGCCGGGATGGTCGCTATAATGTTTGTGAAAAGCTGGCCTTCACCGGTCTGCATAACGATGGTGCATTTGCAAAATACGTCAATATTCCCGCCGAATTGTGTTATGTCCTCCCCGAGGGCGTGTCTCCCGAAGCCGGTGCTTTGATCGAACCTTTGGCCACAGGTTTCAAGGCCGTGCGCGAGGCTGGCTCCATCCTCGGTGAGACTGTTGTCATTATCGGCGCGGGCACCATCGGCCTGGGAACGCTCATGGCCGCCAAGGCAGCCGGTGCCGGTAAGACCATCGTGTTGGAGATGTCGACCGCACGCACGGAGAAAGCCAAGGAATGTGGGGCAGATATTGTCCTCAATCCTAAGGATTGCGATGCCATAGCCGAGATCAAGACTCTGACCAATGGCTCCGGTGCCGATGTTTCGTTCGAATGCGTGGGCAACAAGTTCACCGGCCCGCTGGCCGTTGACGTTCTCAGGAATGCCGGACGCGCGGTTATCGTCGGTATTTTCGAAGAACCCAGCTCCTTCAACTTCTTCAGCCTGAGTGGAACGGATAAGCGTGTCATCGGCACCCTTGCCTACACCTTGAAGGATTTTCAGGGCGTTTCCGCATTGCTGGCCAATGGGCAGCTCAAGGCAGAACCCATGATTACCGGCAGGATTGAGCTGGAAGATATCGTGGAGAAGGGCTTTGTTGAGCTGATCAACAACAAGGACGAGAACATCAAGATTATCGTCAGACCGTAA
- the gap gene encoding type I glyceraldehyde-3-phosphate dehydrogenase — protein MAKIKVGINGFGRIGRQVLKTIWEYHRDTLEVVAVNDLFDIETNAHLLRHDTCYRSLPVPITVDGDIFRVGDDFTVHNFAERDPRHIPWGEMGVDIVVEATGIFRTGPTAGQHLEAGAKKVVISAPAKEEDITLVMGVNEHLYDPAQHHIVSNASCTTNCLAPVVKVVHEAFGISKGVMTTVHAYTNDQRILDLPHKDLRRARAAACNMIPTSTGAAKAVALVIPEMQGRFEGYSVRVPTPTVSLVDFVAVLEKDTDTESLKAVLRDAAHGPLKGILDYSEEPLVSSDYIGNPHSSIVEADFTVVQSGNLAKIYSWYDNEWGYSCRVADLVDYMVKKGL, from the coding sequence ATGGCCAAAATAAAAGTGGGCATCAACGGTTTCGGCCGCATCGGTCGCCAAGTGCTCAAGACCATATGGGAATATCATCGTGACACCCTTGAGGTCGTCGCGGTCAACGATCTGTTTGACATAGAAACCAACGCACATCTGTTGCGTCACGACACCTGTTATCGCAGCCTGCCGGTACCCATCACCGTTGATGGGGACATCTTCCGGGTCGGCGATGACTTTACGGTACACAACTTTGCCGAGCGCGACCCCCGTCATATCCCCTGGGGAGAGATGGGCGTTGACATCGTGGTGGAGGCCACCGGTATTTTCCGCACCGGCCCCACCGCTGGTCAGCACCTCGAGGCCGGCGCGAAAAAAGTCGTTATCTCAGCTCCGGCCAAGGAAGAGGACATCACGTTGGTCATGGGTGTAAACGAGCACCTCTATGATCCGGCACAGCACCACATCGTCTCCAACGCTTCCTGTACGACGAACTGCCTCGCGCCGGTCGTCAAGGTGGTGCATGAGGCCTTTGGAATCAGCAAGGGCGTCATGACGACGGTGCATGCCTATACCAACGACCAACGTATTCTGGATCTGCCGCACAAGGATCTGCGCCGGGCGCGGGCCGCTGCGTGCAACATGATCCCCACCTCCACCGGCGCCGCCAAAGCCGTGGCACTGGTCATCCCCGAGATGCAGGGCCGTTTCGAAGGCTACTCCGTGCGTGTGCCTACCCCCACGGTCTCCCTGGTGGATTTCGTGGCCGTGCTCGAAAAGGACACGGACACCGAGAGCCTCAAGGCCGTGCTGCGTGATGCGGCCCACGGTCCGCTGAAGGGAATCCTCGACTACAGCGAAGAGCCGCTGGTGTCCTCTGACTACATTGGTAATCCGCATTCAAGTATCGTGGAGGCTGACTTCACCGTGGTTCAAAGCGGTAATTTGGCCAAGATCTACTCCTGGTACGACAACGAATGGGGCTACTCCTGCCGGGTGGCCGACCTCGTTGACTACATGGTGAAAAAGGGCTTGTAG
- a CDS encoding GAF domain-containing protein: MSQRLYKTIYNIARTVNSSLDPSEVMMAIAKEVALTMEAKGCFIRVLDTRETMLKPGGVYGLSERYAHKGPVKVDKSRLDQEVLQGKVVTIADVREDDRFQYPKEASEEGLVSLVVVPLNARDKVIGVLRVYSGEVREFSEEELDFLQCIANLSGLALENARMYKALKRASELADEFNYRVFED, translated from the coding sequence ATGAGCCAGCGGCTTTACAAAACAATCTATAATATAGCCCGGACGGTGAACTCCAGTCTGGACCCCTCTGAAGTAATGATGGCCATTGCCAAAGAGGTAGCCCTCACCATGGAGGCCAAAGGGTGCTTTATCCGCGTTCTTGATACCCGCGAAACCATGCTTAAACCTGGTGGCGTCTATGGGCTCAGTGAGCGCTATGCCCACAAGGGACCTGTGAAGGTGGACAAGAGCCGTCTGGACCAGGAAGTGCTGCAAGGCAAGGTCGTGACCATTGCCGACGTGCGCGAGGACGACCGGTTCCAGTATCCCAAGGAAGCATCGGAAGAGGGGCTTGTCTCCCTTGTTGTGGTACCGCTCAACGCGCGTGATAAAGTCATCGGCGTGCTGCGGGTCTACTCGGGAGAGGTCCGCGAATTCAGCGAAGAAGAATTGGATTTCCTCCAGTGCATAGCCAATCTTTCCGGCCTTGCTCTGGAAAATGCCCGAATGTACAAGGCGCTCAAACGTGCCAGTGAGTTGGCTGACGAATTCAACTACCGCGTGTTTGAAGACTAG